A single Lactuca sativa cultivar Salinas chromosome 8, Lsat_Salinas_v11, whole genome shotgun sequence DNA region contains:
- the LOC111914233 gene encoding synaptotagmin-2 isoform X1, which yields MGIISAIAGAFGFGIGITLGLVIGYFLFIFIQSSDVENPEIKPLVEQDEPTLQRMFPEIPIWVKNPDHDRVDWLNKFLELMWPYLDKAICKTVLATVEPMIKEQTPQYKIDEVEFDSLTLGSLPPTFQGMKVYTTDEKEIIMEPSFKWAANPNIHVGVKAFGLRPTIQIVDLQVFASPRITLKPLVPTFPCFCKILVSLMDKPHVDFGVKLIGADLMSIPGLYGFVQELIKDQVANMYLWPKVLEVAILDPTKAMKRPVGMLNVKVVKAMKLKKKDLLGASDPYAKLTLTDDKLPSKKTTVKHKNLNPEWNEEFNLVVKDPEVQALEIMVFDWESVGKHDKMGMNRVPLKDLTPEEPKTLTLDLLKNMDPNDSHNDKSRGQIVVEVMYKPFGEDQMPTDVEEVSAMQKAPVGTPEGGGLLVVIIHEGEDLEGKHHTNPSVRVLFHGEEKRTKPMKKTRDPRWEEEFTFTLEEPPTNEKMHIEVVSTSKRMGLIHPKESLGYVDISLADVVNNKRINEKYHLIDSKNGRLQVELHWRTSG from the exons ATGGGTATAATCAGCGCCATTGCTGGGGCTTTCGGTTTTGGGATTGGGATCACACTTGGACTTGTGATTGGTTATtttctcttcatcttcatccaatCATCTGATGTTGAG AATCCTGAAATTAAGCCTTTGGTTGAGCAAGACGAACCAACTCTTCAAAGAATGTTCCCTGAAATACCCATTTGGGTGAAAAATCCCGACCATGATCGT GTTGATTGGCTTAACAAGTTTCTTGAATTAATGTGGCCATATCTAGACAAG GCAATTTGCAAAACGGTTTTGGCAACAGTTGAACCaatgatcaaagaacaaactCCACAATACAAAATCGATGAAGTTGAATTCGATTCACTTACATTAGGCAGCTTACCTCCTACTTTTCAAG GAATGAAAGTTTATACTACAGATGAAAAAGAGATAATTATGGAACCATCGTTCAAATGGGCAGCAAATCCTAACATTCATGTAGGTGTTAAGGCCTTTGGGTTAAGACCCACTATTCAGATTGTTGATTTGCAAGTATTTGCATCTCCAAGAATCACTTTAAAGCCATTGGTTCCAACTTTTCCATGTTTTTGTAAAATTCTAGTTTCTCTAATGGACAAG CCTCATGTTGATTTTGGAGTAAAATTAATTGGGGCAGATTTAATGTCGATTCCTGGTTTGTATGGGTTCGTTCAG GAACTCATCAAAGATCAGGTAGCGAACATGTATTTATGGCCGAAAGTTCTTGAGGTAGCAATTTTGGATCCTACAAA AGCTATGAAGCGACCTGTTGGGATGCTAAATGTGAAAGTTGTAAAAGCAATGAAGCTTAAAAAGAAAGATCTTCTGGGTGCTTCTGATCCTTATGCGAAATTGACACTAACAGATGATAAGTTGCCATCGAAGAAGACGACTGTAAAACACAAGAACTTGAATCCTGAATGGAATGAAGAATTCAATCTAGTTGTGAAAGATCCTGAAGTTCAAGCTCTAGAAATCATGGTTTTCGATTGGGAATCGGTAGGGAAGCATGATAAAATGGGGATGAATCGTGTACCTTTGAAAGATCTAACTCCCGaagaaccaaaaaccctaactctCGATCTACTCAAGAACATGGATCCCAACGATTCGCATAACGATAAATCACGAGGTCAAATCGTGGTTGAAGTCATGTACAAACCCTTCGGAGAAGACCAGATGCCGACTGACGTTGAAGAAGTTAGTGCGATGCAGAAAGCTCCGGTGGGAACTCCGGAGGGCGGCGGCTTGCTTGTTGTTATAATCCATGAAGGAGAAGATCTCGAAGGAAAACATCATACAAATCCTTCCGTTCGTGTGCTTTTCCATGGCGAAGAAAAAAGAACTAAG CCGATGAAGAAGACTCGAGATCCGAGATGGGAAGAAGAGTTTACATTTACGTTAGAAGAGCCACCGACGAATGAGAAAATGCATATCGAAGTCGTTAGTACTTCGAAGCGGATGGGATTAATTCATCCGAAG GAATCTTTGGGTTATGTCGATATAAGCCTTGCGGATGTTGTGAACAACAAACGGATCAACGAGAAATATCATCTGATCGATTCCAAGAATGGGCGGCTTCAGGTGGAATTGCACTGGAGAACTTCCGGCTAG
- the LOC111914233 gene encoding synaptotagmin-2 isoform X2 — protein MKRPVGMLNVKVVKAMKLKKKDLLGASDPYAKLTLTDDKLPSKKTTVKHKNLNPEWNEEFNLVVKDPEVQALEIMVFDWESVGKHDKMGMNRVPLKDLTPEEPKTLTLDLLKNMDPNDSHNDKSRGQIVVEVMYKPFGEDQMPTDVEEVSAMQKAPVGTPEGGGLLVVIIHEGEDLEGKHHTNPSVRVLFHGEEKRTKPMKKTRDPRWEEEFTFTLEEPPTNEKMHIEVVSTSKRMGLIHPKESLGYVDISLADVVNNKRINEKYHLIDSKNGRLQVELHWRTSG, from the exons ATGAAGCGACCTGTTGGGATGCTAAATGTGAAAGTTGTAAAAGCAATGAAGCTTAAAAAGAAAGATCTTCTGGGTGCTTCTGATCCTTATGCGAAATTGACACTAACAGATGATAAGTTGCCATCGAAGAAGACGACTGTAAAACACAAGAACTTGAATCCTGAATGGAATGAAGAATTCAATCTAGTTGTGAAAGATCCTGAAGTTCAAGCTCTAGAAATCATGGTTTTCGATTGGGAATCGGTAGGGAAGCATGATAAAATGGGGATGAATCGTGTACCTTTGAAAGATCTAACTCCCGaagaaccaaaaaccctaactctCGATCTACTCAAGAACATGGATCCCAACGATTCGCATAACGATAAATCACGAGGTCAAATCGTGGTTGAAGTCATGTACAAACCCTTCGGAGAAGACCAGATGCCGACTGACGTTGAAGAAGTTAGTGCGATGCAGAAAGCTCCGGTGGGAACTCCGGAGGGCGGCGGCTTGCTTGTTGTTATAATCCATGAAGGAGAAGATCTCGAAGGAAAACATCATACAAATCCTTCCGTTCGTGTGCTTTTCCATGGCGAAGAAAAAAGAACTAAG CCGATGAAGAAGACTCGAGATCCGAGATGGGAAGAAGAGTTTACATTTACGTTAGAAGAGCCACCGACGAATGAGAAAATGCATATCGAAGTCGTTAGTACTTCGAAGCGGATGGGATTAATTCATCCGAAG GAATCTTTGGGTTATGTCGATATAAGCCTTGCGGATGTTGTGAACAACAAACGGATCAACGAGAAATATCATCTGATCGATTCCAAGAATGGGCGGCTTCAGGTGGAATTGCACTGGAGAACTTCCGGCTAG